One genomic region from Syngnathus typhle isolate RoL2023-S1 ecotype Sweden linkage group LG17, RoL_Styp_1.0, whole genome shotgun sequence encodes:
- the hspbp1 gene encoding hsp70-binding protein 1 → MTEDRQDRRYPQNLQGVLQMAIDAGTGAEGPAPVEPISEERSTWLRDALADVCKGQMNEVEQMKQCLAVLNKEDVNGEADRDDDDEDERESAFELLSDLCENLDNARDLMVLGGLDLCVSKYLCHAQSSLKWNAAQLIGTCAQNMPQVQDHLLKLNVLPKLLQLTDSDPHPTVRVKALYAVSCLVREQDGGLEAFLSHDGFSVLMRGMQSEHEKLQTKSAFLLLNLLTSHPEQKDAVVSMGMVEQLVSVLRAPHSPFHEHVLGALCCLVEDCVEGLKDCKDPSLGLEELLRLRTKELRGKEESLEELEFCERLKTACFCGHQSDDHGMDR, encoded by the exons ATGACTGAAGACAGACAAGATCGAAGATATCCCCAGAACCTTCAGGGGGTCCTGCAGATGGCAATCGATGCTGGCACCGGTGCAGAGGGGCCCGCCCCTGTCGAACCCATTTCAGAGGAG AGGAGCACATGGCTAAGGGACGCTCTCGCAGATGTctgcaaagggcagatgaatGAAGTGGAGCAGATGAAGCAGTGCCTGGCTGTCTTGAACAAGGAGGACGTGAACGGCGAGGCGGATAGggatgatgacgatgaagatGAGCGAGAATCAGCCTTTGAGTTGCTGTCAGATTTGTGTGAGAACCTTGACAATGCCAGAG ACTTGATGGTTCTGGGAGGCCTGGATCTGTGTGTCTCCAAATATTTGTGTCATGCCCAAAGTAGTTTGAAGTGGAACGCTGCTCAGTTGATCGGTACCTGTGCCCAAAACATGCCTCAAGTGCAGGATCATTTACTAAAGCTAAACGTTCTGCCAAAGCTTCTGCAGCTGACAGACTCGGACCCCCACCCCACAGTCAGAGTCAAAGCCCTGTATGCCGTCTCAT GTCTGGTTCGAGAGCAAGATGGGGGACTGGAGGCCTTTCTGTCACATGATGGCTTCTCCGTGCTGATGAGAGGCATGCAGTCAGAACATGAGAAGCTTCAGACTAAGTCGGCGTTCCTTCTGCTCAACCTGCTGACGTCACACCCTGAACAGAAAG ATGCAGTGGTTTCCATGGGGATGGTGGAGCAGCTGGTCTCGGTCCTGCGAGCTCCACACTCGCCTTTTCATGAACATGTGCTCGGCGCTCTTTGTTG CCTGGTGGAGGACTGTGTGGAGGGGCTCAAAGATTGTAAGGACCCGTCTCTCGGCCTTGAAGAGTTGCTACGACTGCGAACCAAAGAGCTCCGAGGGAAAGAGGAAAGTCTG GAAGAACTGGAATTCTGTGAGCGCCTAAAGACGGCTTGTTTTTGTGGACACCAGTCAGACGACCACGGAATGGACCGCTGA